The Setaria italica strain Yugu1 chromosome IX, Setaria_italica_v2.0, whole genome shotgun sequence genome has a window encoding:
- the LOC101759479 gene encoding bisdemethoxycurcumin synthase: protein MIAPLLSNQIARPAGAINDTRRRLQADGPATVLGIGTANPPNFVRQQDYADYYFRVTKSEHLTDLKAKLRRICYKSPIKKRYFHHTEELLDSHPEFANRTSLSLDARQDILATAVPELAAAKAIAEWGRPATEITDLVVSSYSGAQMPGIDFHLASLLGLRPSVRRTMMYMNGCSGGAAALRLAKDIAENNRGARVLVACAELTLIMFRAPHEAQLGSLVMQALLGDGAGAVVVGADPVSGEQPGFEMVSASQTTIPESKNIAVGRLGADGFLFNPSKELPLLVRENIERCVGDALAPLGTVASWNDLFWAVHPGGPAILDGVEAGLGLDPRKLEASRRVLREYGNMSGPSVIFVLDELRRQQEEMNEMGVMVGLGPGLTVETMALRAIDSQRKV, encoded by the exons ATGATCGCTCCGCTGCTCAGCAACCAAATAGCGAGGCCGGCTGGTGCCATCAACGACACAAGGCGGAGGCTGCAGGCAGACGGCCCGGCCACCGTGCTCGGCATCGGGACGGCGAACCCGCCGAATTTCGTGAGGCAGCAGGATTACGCCGACTACTACTTCCGCGTCACCAAGAGCGAGCATCTCACTGACCTTAAAGCCAAGCTCAGGAGAATAT GCTACAAATCGCCGATCAAGAAACGCTACTTCCACCAcacggaggagctgctcgacagcCACCCCGAGTTCGCCAACCGCACGTCTCTATCCTTGGACGCGCGGCAGGACATCTTGGCCACTGCCGTCCCCGAGCTCGCCGCGGCAAAGGCTATCGCCGAGTGGGGCCGGCCAGCGACGGAAATCACCGACCTCGTCGTCAGCAGCTACTCCGGCGCCCAAATGCCCGGCATCGATTTCCACCTCGCGTCCTTGCTCGGCCTCCGCCCTTCCGTGCGCCGCACCATGATGTACATGAACggctgctccggcggcgccgccgcgctccgcctcgccaAGGACATCGCGGAGAACaaccgcggcgcgcgcgtcctCGTGGCCTGCGCCGAGCTCACGCTCATCATGTTCCGCGCGCCCCACGAGGCCCAGCTCGGTTCGCTCGTCATGCAGGCTCTGCTCGGGGACGGCgcgggcgccgtcgtcgtcggcgccgatCCCGTCTCCGGCGAGCAGCCGGGCTTCGAGATGGTGTCGGCTTCGCAGACCACGATACCGGAGAGCAAGAACATAGCCGTGGGCCGGCTCGGCGCGGATGGGTTCCTCTTCAACCCTTCCAAGGAGTTGCCATTACTGGTTCGTGAAAACATCGAGCGATGCGTCGGTGATGCGCTTGCGCCGCTGGGGACTGTCGCGAGCTGGAACGACCTCTTCTGGGCGGTGCATCCGGGTGGGCCCGCCATCTTGGATGgcgtcgaggcggggctcgggTTGGATCCCCGGAAGCTGGAAGCGAGCCGACGGGTACTGCGGGAGTACGGGAACATGTCCGGGCCGTCGGTGATCTTCGTGCTCGATGAGCTCCGCCGCCAGCAAGAGGAGATGAACGAGATGGGCGTCATGGTAGGGCTCGGACCAGGGCTCACTGTCGAGACCATGGCGTTGCGCGCCATAGATAGTCAAAGGAAGGTTTAG